CCACAAAATGTCGCGGCAGGCGTTTAGCGCTGCTGCATCATTTCGACCATGGCCGAGTAGCGCTTGGACAGCGGCTGGGCGGCGTCACGGGCGGTCGACATCCACATGTCAGAGACTTTGTTCATCTGACCGATGTGAGATTCCATCGAGGTGCGGAGAAGGTCATTCTGCGCTTCGAAAAATTCTTGTGGTGTTTTTGCCTTGGACAGCGCCTGGAAACGGTCTGTGCCGGTTTCCATCTGCT
This genomic stretch from Parvularcula sp. LCG005 harbors:
- a CDS encoding phasin family protein — its product is MSTTRKARATAEEATNTANAAMNDGIERMTQGLTQFGSFGQENIEAMIECATTVAKGFEKIANENATYAKKQMETGTDRFQALSKAKTPQEFFEAQNDLLRTSMESHIGQMNKVSDMWMSTARDAAQPLSKRYSAMVEMMQQR